Proteins encoded within one genomic window of Hevea brasiliensis isolate MT/VB/25A 57/8 chromosome 8, ASM3005281v1, whole genome shotgun sequence:
- the LOC131182179 gene encoding uncharacterized protein LOC131182179, with translation MLKSLKDFKKWLEEIKLEFMEGNEGFGPFLKQMMQDWTQEAEDIGRFIENCDGRRAFAITNGLSPGREYNLPWIFLVFFSCVARYWFFFISKSALRDYIDNSISTNPPSMLIFQSICLGFALFDFLVVSYIESIGPIVDYHEIGRVGKTAIVLISSFAALIFRLLVQDIYHSYMLIIVTAELHAYFQLLYYSRDHGFWDVFFVASLQIIIINLNDGNIWIFIFAILLICKFISKKFRSYSLSSSQRSRNFYVISSCDPLHNSWP, from the exons ATGTTGAAATCCTTGAAAGATTTTAAGAAATGGTTGGAAGAAATTAAGCTGGAGTTTATGGAAGGCAATGAAGGATTTGGGCCTTTTCTAAAGCAAATGATGCAGGACTGGACACAGGAGGCTGAAGACATTGGAAGGTTCATAGAGAATTGTGATGGTAGAAGAGCATTCGCCATTACGAATGGGTTATCACCTG GAAGAGAATACAACTTGCCCTGGATTTTCTTagttttcttttcttgtgttgCTAGATATTGGTTCTTCTTTATTTCCAAGAGTGCTTTGAGAGACTATATCGACAACAGCATCAGTACTAATCCTCCTTCAATGCTTATCTTCCAATCAATTTGTTTAGGTTTTGCTTTATTTGACTTTTTAGTTGTATCCTACATAGAATCTATTGGTCCGATTGTTGATTACCATGAGATAGGAAGAGTTGGAAAAACTGCAATAGTTTTAATCAGCTCATTTGCTGCTCTAATTTTCAGACTGTTGGTTCAAGATATCTACCATAGTTATATGCTGATTATAGTGACTGCAGAACTCCACGCATACTTTCAATTGTTGTATTATTCAAGAGATCATGGCTTCTGGGATGTGTTCTTTGTGGCAAGCTTGCAGATTATTATCATCAATTTGAATGATGGTAATATCTGGATTTTTATATTTGCAATATTATTAATTTGTAAGTTTATATCTAAGAAATTCAGATCCTATTCATTGTCCTCCTCACAAAGGAGTAGAAATTTCTATGTGATCAGCTCATGTGACCCACTGCACAACTCCTGGCCATAA